The following nucleotide sequence is from Nitratidesulfovibrio termitidis HI1.
AGGACGGCGAGGAAGGCTCTGCCTTTGCGCAGACGGCATCGCTGCTGGGCCAGTTGGACAAGGACGTCAGCGGCGGGCTTTCGCTGGACGAATCGGGGCTGGAACAGGAATCGTTCGACGCGCTGGACTCCGACGGTGACGGCACGGTGACCGGCTTCGAACTGGAGGCCGCCCTGAAGTCGGGCGTGGCCAGCGTTGGCGATGACGGCACGCTTTCCGTGGATGCCTCCGCCGCATCCGATGCCGCCGCGCAGGCATACGCCTCGCTTACGGCCATGATCATGGGCCTTGCGGATTCCGATAAAAGCGGCGACCTGACGCAGGAGGAATCCGGGCTGGATGACGATACGTTCAGCCAGTACGACCTTGACGGCGACGGGGTGATCACCGGCGACGAACTGAGTGCCGCCATCGAAAACGGCGTGGCCTCCTCGTCCGAATCCGACTCCACCCTGGCCGCGGCGGCTTCCGGCTCGTCGGCCAGCAGCGCGTCCGGTTCATCGAGCGAGGACGAAGAAGACGAAGAATACGACGACCTGGACACCAACAAGGACGGCGTGGTTTCCACCGAGGAACTCGCCGCCGCCATCCCCGGCTATGCCGAGGCGCTGCGCCTTGCGCGCGGCGAAAACGGGTCCGATTCTTCCACCTCCGAACTGCGGCGGGCCATGAATGCCTACGGCAGTGCGG
It contains:
- a CDS encoding EF-hand domain-containing protein: MSISGIRSSSSTLQELLASWGSDQTSQITQSATSSLTSLFGGSDDSEGTTQASGLFSNRDKLIAMMQDGEEGSAFAQTASLLGQLDKDVSGGLSLDESGLEQESFDALDSDGDGTVTGFELEAALKSGVASVGDDGTLSVDASAASDAAAQAYASLTAMIMGLADSDKSGDLTQEESGLDDDTFSQYDLDGDGVITGDELSAAIENGVASSSESDSTLAAAASGSSASSASGSSSEDEEDEEYDDLDTNKDGVVSTEELAAAIPGYAEALRLARGENGSDSSTSELRRAMNAYGSAGGFDFSSLFASSDSTTMSAGISGLLEEIA